Genomic DNA from Niallia circulans:
CATAAACCGTTGTTACGTCAGGATCGATTGTGTTTGTGAAGCCCATCAACAGCAAATCGAATTCGCCTGCTTTAGCTTTTGACATAATAGTTGGGAAATCATATGTTGTTGTATTCAGTTTCAAGCCAATTGCCTCTAGATTTTGAGCAATGATGTCTGCTGATTGCTCACGGACTTTATTTCCGATAGGTACAACAAAGTCGATTGTTTTGTCAAAGTCCCATCCAGCTTCCTCAAGCATTTGTTTTGCCTTTTCAGGATCATAAGTATATGTTGCTAAATCCTTATCCAAGTATGGACTGATGGATGTATATGGTCCGTCGACAATCTCGCCCTCGCCTTTCAATAGCTGATCAACAATTTTTTCACGGTCGATCGCATAAGCAATTGCCTGGCGGACTTTTTCATCCGTGATTTTTTCTGTGTTGAACATCATGTTTTGATAACCATATGTTTTTTCAGTTTTTGTCGTTACATTTTCAAAGCCTTTCACTGTATCAAAATCCTGTACAGCAATCTTACCGATACCACCGGCAGCATTCATTTGAATTTCGCCTGTTTGAAGCTGTGCAACAAGATTTGCTGCAGGCATGATTTTTACGAACATTTTATCAAGTTGTACTTCACCTAAATAGTAATTATCATTCTTTGCATACTCTACATATTGGTCTTTAGCATATTGTACGAACTTGAATGGTCCATTTGTGACAGTTGGCTTTTGCATGAATGGATCCTTTTGTAAGTCTTCTGGAGCTACATCCTTTAATACATGCTCTGGAAGAATCATAAACTTAGAGCCAAGCTGCTCTTTTACCATGTTTGGATCAACTGGCGTTTTTGTTTTAAATTGGATTGTTTTGTCGTCAACAATTGTCAAAGATGGTATTTCCGTAACGCCGTCTGGGAACTTACCACTTTCGTTCAAACCATCAATAATCGTTAAATATGTTCCTATTGCTGTTTCTGTTTTAGGGTTTGCAACAAGATTCATTGTAAATGCAACGTCATTTGCAGTTACTGGTGTGCCGTCAGACCATTCTGCTTTATCATTCAACTTAATTGTGAATGTTTGATTGTCTTCTGTTTCAAATGAATCTGCAAGCTTTGGAGTGAACTCCAGTGGTCCTGTCATCTCCAAAAACGTATCGAACATAAATTTTTCCAGCCATGAAGCCGCAATATCTGATGAGTTAATAGGGTTGAAGCTGACTGGAGCATTTACTAGTCCAATATACATTGTGTTGTCTTTAGAGCCCCCTGAGTTCGTTCCAGTGTTTGCCACACCAGAACAAGCTGTCAATAAAAGCAGGAGCGCAATTGTGAATAAGCCTAATCCTTTTCTGAATACATTCT
This window encodes:
- a CDS encoding ABC transporter substrate-binding protein; protein product: MKNVFRKGLGLFTIALLLLLTACSGVANTGTNSGGSKDNTMYIGLVNAPVSFNPINSSDIAASWLEKFMFDTFLEMTGPLEFTPKLADSFETEDNQTFTIKLNDKAEWSDGTPVTANDVAFTMNLVANPKTETAIGTYLTIIDGLNESGKFPDGVTEIPSLTIVDDKTIQFKTKTPVDPNMVKEQLGSKFMILPEHVLKDVAPEDLQKDPFMQKPTVTNGPFKFVQYAKDQYVEYAKNDNYYLGEVQLDKMFVKIMPAANLVAQLQTGEIQMNAAGGIGKIAVQDFDTVKGFENVTTKTEKTYGYQNMMFNTEKITDEKVRQAIAYAIDREKIVDQLLKGEGEIVDGPYTSISPYLDKDLATYTYDPEKAKQMLEEAGWDFDKTIDFVVPIGNKVREQSADIIAQNLEAIGLKLNTTTYDFPTIMSKAKAGEFDLLLMGFTNTIDPDVTTVYGSNATSNYTNYSNPEVDKLLLAGKQEPDTEKRKEIYNELQAIWSKELPVFTLYSDFDFGAISKDVAVGGPKVFGFHNELYNWAMTGAE